Proteins from one Nicotiana tabacum cultivar K326 chromosome 23, ASM71507v2, whole genome shotgun sequence genomic window:
- the LOC107816679 gene encoding uncharacterized protein LOC107816679 isoform X15 codes for METKSPCPPYTVTVRRNPPRRARPTPSSAVPNSLPRSPPRNISSFPIEDILSIEVPEKQLLTEHPSSSENLKVFLRVRPLISQRETAKIEKTAAEMKKTTKNAWPKNPKSTNALPKKLKKSYEVCVTVNDAHSVTLLPPQSLQDAKRIKSEVYEGFSHVFSSQASQREVYEEMVNPLVEDFLKGKSGMLAALGPSGSGKTHTIFGCGRDPGMVPLALRRILSQEEGEKKKSRRIFYLSMFEISSEKGKSEKIFDLSQDGADLCIQQSSIKGVQQAVLYDAQQAESLIACGLLKRATAMTNSNSQSSRSQCIINIRCEYTRAGGKVGDNSNSAVLTIVDLAGAEREKKTGNQGVRLLESNFINNTSMVFGLCLRSLLEHQKNPRKPMQKHFQNSLLTRYLRDYLEGKKRMALLLTVRPGEEDYLDTSFLLRQASPYTKIKFDIVEEHGILNHNKRPVQTTPSMGKLKRMKLNQTENCEINQRSIERPELPNEEAAVEGVKDDSLTGVLVQSEEIITIEANERNILRVDHVELERKERNHQILQNFGKALWKVLKEYKRKLEVAENEICTLRDCLSCEKTRSAELENQLRDWQSNCCCRKGVSSEESSREEDEFRGKGSLDCEARQSTDQNEVDENVTCTPRDCIIIKKTRWAELENELMDWQSNCRCRKGVSSEVSSREVDELRRKISLDFEDHQSIGCNEVTSEAYSCHLEGSAHARNDERLDSTIAQQLESSIEDATGVEDLMKLIEMKAEITDLNGKATAVLSGSHSCTDQEYGQEEESSVRTSKATFINRDENDLLEEDHTLFDSVLPDCSVSSSKSSLFVENKSPFQVWEDQTQNEEDKVKSDAHTRTEERLDSTTAQKFERSIEDITGVEVPKIPDGMKAESINLKGKENALLSGSPSCTDQEYEQEEESFVCTSQATSISRDENDLLEEDHMLFDSVLPECTINSSESSLLVENNSSFPVVEDQTQNEEDKTAKTLESSTEDATGVEDQKIPDGMKAESTDLNGKANALLSGSPSFPDQEYEREENFFDSVVSTSQATSINRDEASLLEEDHTLFDSVLPECTVNSSESSLFIENNCSFPVLEDQTHNKEDKTAQKLESSIEDATGVEDLMKPNEMKAEITRLNGKATAVLTGSRSCTDQEDGQEMESSEFVVCTSQATFINRDGASLLEEDHALFDPVLAECTVSSSESSLFVEYNSSFPVVQNQSQNEEDKKPLGPSTMLMPEEVVHALGCHDNNTPEAVTKHGSCTKLQNADRPKRRLLPVSSILLKDIGNIDFKDENEKPKGVKAEKKGTSGKNRTQGSTSLIRLLKDNLAI; via the exons ATGGAGACGAAATCGCCGTGTCCGCCGTACACGGTGACCGTTCGCCGGAACCCTCCCCGGAGAGCAAGACCGACACCATCCTCCGCTGTTCCTAATTCGCTTCCCCGATCGCCGCCGCGAAACATCTCTTCATTCCCCATTGAGGATATTCTATCAATAGAAGTCCCTGAAAAACAACTTCTTACGGAGCATCCATCATCATCGGAGAATCTCAAGGTATTTCTGAGAGTCCGACCGTTAATTTCTCAACGAGAAACAGCGAAAATAGAAAAAACAGCTGCtgaaatgaagaaaacaacaaaaaatgcTTGGCCTAAAAACCCTAAGTCCACCAATGCGTTGCCGAAGAAGCTCAAAAAGAGCTATGAAGTCTGTGTGACAGTGAATGATGCACATTCCGTTACCCTATTGCCTCCGCAGAGCTTACAAGACGCCAAACGTATTAAATCAGAAGTTTATGAAGGTTTTTCACATGTCTTCTCGTCACAAGCATCTCAg AGGGAAGTTTACGAAGAAATGGTGAATCCTTTAGTTGAGGATTTTCTGAAGGGTAAGAGTGGAATGTTAGCTGCATTGGGACCAAGTGGTTCTGGGAAGACTCATACCATCTTTGGCTGTGGAAGGGACCCTGGTATGGTGCCTCTCGCTCTTCGTCGAATTTTATCACAGGAAGAAGGAGAGAAGAAGAAGTCACGAAG GATATTTTATTTGTCCATGTTTGAGATCTCTTCTGAGAAAGGAAAATCTGAAAAGATATTTGATTTATCTCAAGATGGGGCTGATTTATGCATCCAACAATCATCTATTAAAGGCGTGCAACAG GCCGTACTTTATGATGCTCAGCAAGCTGAATCGTTAATTGCATGTGGACTTTTAAAACGTGCGACAGCTATGACGAATTCAAACAGTCAATCCAG TCGTTCACAGTGCATCATAAATATCCGCTGTGAATATACGAGGGCAGGTGGAAAAGTTGGTGATAACTCAAACAGTGCTGTGCTGACTATAGTTGACCTTGCTGGAGCTGAGAGGGAAAAGAAGACTGGAAATCAG GGGGTTAGATTGCTCGAAAGTAATTTTATCAACAACACTTCGATGGTGTTTGGCCTGTGCTTAAGG TCATTACTGGAGCATCAGAAGAACCCCAGAAAACCTATGCAGAAACACTTTCAAAACTCTCTG TTGACCAGATACTTACGAGATTATTTGGAAGGGAAGAAGCGGATGGCACTG CTTTTAACTGTTAGACCTGGGGAAGAAGACTACCTTGATACTTCTTTTCTGCTAAGGCAGGCTTCACCATATACAAAAATCAA GTTTGACATCGTTGAAGAACATGGGATTTTAAACCACAATAAGAGGCCTGTGCAAACAACGCCTAGCATGGGGAAGCTTAAAAGAATGAAGTTGAACCAAACTGAAAATTGTGAG ATCAATCAAAGAAGCATTGAACGTCCTGAACTTCCGAATGAAG AAGCTGCTGTGGAAGGAGTGAAGGATGACAGCTTGACAGGCGTTCTTGTTCAGTCTGAGGAAATCATCACTATTGAAGCAAATGAGAGGAATATTCTCAGAGTTGATCAcgttgaattggaaagaaaagagagaaatcaTCAGATTCTGCAAAATTTTGGAAAGGCTTTGTGGAAAGTCTTGAAAGAATACAAGAGAAAACTTGAG GTGGCTGAAAATGAAATTTGCACCCTCAGAGATTGCTTAAGTTGTGAGAAAACTAGATCCGCTGAACTAGAGAATCAACTGAGGGATTGGCAAAGTAACTGCTGCTGCAGGAAAGGAGTTTCAAGTGAGGAATCCTCCAGAGAAGAGGATGAATTCAGAGGAAAAGGTTCATTAGATTGTGAGGCGCGTCAATCCACTGATCAGAATGAG GTGGACGAAAATGTAACCTGCACTCCCAGAGACTGCATAATCATCAAGAAAACAAGATGGGCTGAACTAGAGAATGAACTGATGGATTGGCAAAGTAACTGCCGCTGCAGGAAGGGGGTTTCAAGTGAGGTTTCCTCCAGAGAAGTGGATGAACTCAGAAGAAAAATCTCTTTAGATTTTGAGGATCATCAATCCATTGGTTGCAATGAG GTGACATCTGAAGCTTATTCTTGTCATTTGGAAGGGTCTGCGCATGCGAGAAATGATGAGCGGCTTGACTCCACT ATTGCTCAGCAGCTCGAAAGTTCTATTGAAGATGCTACTGGTGTTGAAGATCTGATGAAACTAATTGAAATGAAAGCAGAGATTACAGATTTGAATGGCAAAGCAACTGCTGTATTAAGCGGGTCACACTCTTGCACTGATCAGGAGTACGGGCAAGAAGAAGAAAGTTCTG TCCGCACTTCCAAAGCGACTTTCATAAACAGAGACGAGAACGACCTGTTGGAAGAGGACCACACACTTTTTGATTCAGTACTTCCAGATTGTTCAGTCAGCTCTTCTAAGTCATCTCTCTTCGTTGAAAATAAGAGCCCTTTTCAAGTGTGGGAGGACCAAACACAAAACGAAGAGGACAAG GTGAAGTCAGATGCACATACGAGAACTGAGGAGCGGCTTGACTCCACT ACTGCCCAGAAGTTCGAAAGATCTATAGAAGATATTACTGGTGTTGAAGTTCCGAAGATTCCAGATGGAATGAAAGCAGAGAGTATAAATttgaaaggcaaagaaaatgCTCTGTTAAGTGGGTCACCCTCTTGCACTGATCAGGAGTACGAGCAAGAAGAGGAAAGTTTTG TCTGCACTTCCCAAGCGACTTCAATAAGCAGAGACGAGAACGACCTGTTGGAAGAGGACCACATGCTTTTTGATTCAGTACTTCCAGAATGTACAATCAACTCTTCTGAGTCATCGCTCCTCGTTGAAAATAACAGCTCTTTTCCAGTGGTTGAGGACCAAACACAAAACGAAGAGGACAAG ACTGCTAAGACGCTCGAAAGTTCTACTGAAGATGCTACTGGTGTTGAAGATCAGAAGATTCCAGATGGAATGAAAGCAGAGAGTACAGATTTGAATGGCAAAGCAAATGCTTTGTTAAGTGGGTCACCCTCTTTCCCTGATCAGGAGTACGAGCGAGAAGAGAATTTTTTTG ATTCTGTAGTAAGCACTTCTCAAGCGACTTCCATAAACAGAGACGAGGCCAGCCTGCTGGAAGAGGACCACACGCTTTTTGATTCAGTACTTCCTGAATGTACAGTCAACTCTTCTGAGTCATCTCTCTTCATTGAAAATAACTGCTCTTTTCCAGTGCTGGAGGACCAAACACACAACAAAGAGGATAAG ACTGCTCAGAAGCTTGAAAGTTCTATTGAAGATGCTACTGGTGTTGAAGATCTGATGAAACCAAATGAAATGAAAGCAGAGATTACACGTTTGAATGGCAAAGCAACTGCTGTATTAACTGGGTCACGCTCTTGTACTGATCAGGAGGACGGGCAAGAAATGGAAAGTTCTG AATTTGTAGTCTGCACTTCCCAAGCAACTTTCATAAACAGAGACGGGGCCAGCCTGTTGGAAGAGGATCATGCGCTTTTTGATCCAGTACTTGCAGAATGTACAGTCAGCTCTTCCGAGTCATCTCTCTTCGTTGAATATAACAGCTCTTTTCCAGTGGTGCAGAACCAATCACAAAATGAAGAGGACAAG AAACCATTGGGTCCATCGACAATGTTAATGCCCGAGGAAGTTGTACATGCTCTAGGATGCCATGATAACAACACACCTGAAGCAGTTACCAAACATGGTTCCTGCACTAAACTTCAGAATGCAGATAGGCCAAAAAG GAGACTTCTACCAGTTTCGTCCATCTTATTAAAAGATATAGGCAATATAGACTTCAAGGACGAGAATGAGAAACCAAAG GGAGTCAAGGCAGAAAAGAAAGGAACTTCTGGTAAGAACAGAACTCAGGGCAGCACTTCACTTATTCGTTTGCTCAAGGATAATCTTGCTATCTAG